The following proteins come from a genomic window of Dreissena polymorpha isolate Duluth1 chromosome 1, UMN_Dpol_1.0, whole genome shotgun sequence:
- the LOC127866513 gene encoding uncharacterized protein LOC127866513 encodes MLARRLILAAAVLIAGVTCIPVKRFWLDDIQCEEKINCTGQDLKPVCCTDAQTYGNECEMKLENQKKYCKIGDFNPIAVVHPGPCKNASHDGNHVNRFIRALFG; translated from the exons ATGTTAGCAAGACGACTGATATTGGCTGCTGCTGTACTGATTGCCG GAGTGACTTGTATTCCGGTGAAGAGATTTTGGTTGGACGACATACAATGTGAGGAGAAGATCAACTGTACCGGCCAGGACTTAAAACCCGTCTGCTGTACAGACGCGCAGACGTACGGCAACGAATGCGAGATGAAATTGGAGAACCAGAAAAAATACTGCAA GATTGGGGATTTCAACCCGATAGCGGTCGTACATCCTGGACCCTGCAAGAACGCAAGCCATGATGGAAACCATGTCAACCGATTTATTCGGGCGCTTTTTGGCTAA